From Candidatus Methylomirabilis limnetica, the proteins below share one genomic window:
- a CDS encoding HesB/IscA family protein: protein MITLTESAATKVADLLKTQENSEEGLRVRVIGGGCSGLSYEMEFDHPQAADQVFETNGVKVLVDPQSYTYLAGSEIDYIDGLQGAGFSLKNPNPKADCGC, encoded by the coding sequence ATGATTACCCTTACCGAGTCGGCTGCAACGAAAGTGGCTGATTTGCTCAAGACGCAGGAGAATTCTGAAGAAGGCTTGCGCGTCCGCGTCATCGGCGGTGGCTGCTCCGGCCTCTCCTACGAGATGGAGTTCGACCACCCCCAGGCGGCCGATCAAGTCTTCGAGACGAACGGTGTCAAGGTCCTGGTGGACCCGCAGAGCTACACCTACCTGGCCGGCTCCGAGATCGACTATATCGACGGCTTACAGGGGGCCGGCTTCAGCCTGAAGAACCCCAACCCGAAGGCGGACTGTGGTTGCTGA
- a CDS encoding DUF4070 domain-containing protein, with the protein MALEEAQEKPRRTQGGREGITRIAIISPRFEVSFWGQEYALAIVGKRAITPVAALPLLAALTPQEYVVTLIDENVESINYDALADMDIIGVTGMSVQRFRMKHILCELKKRGCFTVVGGAWVTVQEDYFEDLADVIFVGEAEESWPAFLHDWQAGRWKRRYEQSTRSDMTRVPTPRFDLLKMQDYFYAGIQISRGCPFLCEFCDIIVTFGRLPRLKTSAQVLAELDSLRVQRVKQVFIVDDNLIGNKAAIKVVLRDIVKYQEEYAYPFRFFTEATLDLAEDDELMGLMTDANIEGLFIGIETPNEDSLRETKKHHNVRPAAGSLLDRVHIIQRAGIEVTCGMIVGFDHDDATIFRAQQEFLSEAYIPHAMIGLLYATPKTPLYDRLNKEGRLDPSDITEFGTNVIPQNLSRRQLLDGYISTMQSVYDVNAYFYRLEALYLRGYLGQGQLGGVKYLKRHPWLRVKYEVMNAAVAVVLMYRLIKSVKEKDLRREYCQRLWRALKVETLPSFVSGYIVNCIIHYHYYKLVQGLSSGQFISTM; encoded by the coding sequence ATGGCCCTTGAGGAGGCCCAAGAGAAACCCCGGCGCACACAAGGTGGACGAGAAGGCATTACTCGCATTGCGATCATTAGTCCACGATTTGAGGTTTCATTTTGGGGGCAAGAGTATGCATTAGCCATCGTCGGCAAGCGGGCGATCACGCCGGTCGCGGCGCTGCCGCTGCTCGCAGCGCTGACGCCACAGGAGTATGTGGTTACGCTGATTGATGAAAACGTAGAGTCCATTAACTATGACGCCTTGGCGGACATGGACATTATTGGCGTGACCGGGATGAGTGTTCAGCGTTTCCGCATGAAACACATTCTTTGCGAATTGAAGAAGCGGGGCTGCTTTACGGTTGTCGGGGGCGCGTGGGTTACGGTCCAGGAAGACTACTTTGAAGATTTGGCGGACGTCATATTTGTGGGAGAAGCGGAAGAATCGTGGCCCGCATTCTTACATGATTGGCAAGCGGGTAGGTGGAAACGACGCTACGAACAAAGCACAAGATCGGACATGACCCGCGTTCCCACGCCACGCTTTGATCTACTTAAGATGCAGGATTACTTTTATGCGGGTATTCAAATCTCCCGGGGCTGTCCCTTCCTTTGCGAATTTTGTGACATCATTGTAACCTTTGGACGTCTCCCCCGATTAAAAACGAGCGCGCAAGTTCTGGCAGAACTCGACAGTTTGCGTGTTCAACGCGTGAAACAAGTGTTCATCGTCGACGACAATCTCATTGGGAATAAGGCTGCCATTAAAGTTGTGCTCAGAGACATCGTCAAGTATCAAGAGGAGTACGCATATCCATTTAGGTTCTTTACGGAAGCCACGCTCGATCTAGCGGAAGACGACGAGCTTATGGGCTTGATGACCGATGCGAACATCGAAGGGCTCTTTATCGGAATTGAGACTCCAAATGAAGACTCGTTACGCGAGACGAAGAAGCATCACAATGTCAGGCCGGCGGCGGGCAGTCTTCTGGATCGCGTACATATAATTCAGCGCGCCGGTATTGAGGTCACCTGTGGCATGATTGTTGGATTCGATCATGACGATGCGACGATCTTCCGAGCGCAACAGGAGTTCCTCTCAGAGGCCTATATTCCTCACGCGATGATCGGGTTACTCTATGCCACCCCTAAAACACCCTTGTATGACCGATTAAACAAGGAAGGTCGTCTCGATCCGTCTGATATCACAGAATTTGGGACAAATGTCATTCCGCAGAACCTAAGCCGTCGGCAACTGCTGGATGGCTATATCAGTACCATGCAATCGGTGTATGATGTCAATGCGTACTTTTACCGTTTAGAGGCACTGTATCTTAGGGGGTATTTGGGACAGGGACAGTTAGGCGGCGTGAAGTACTTGAAACGGCATCCATGGCTGCGAGTGAAGTATGAGGTCATGAATGCCGCTGTTGCGGTAGTGTTAATGTACCGGCTTATCAAGAGCGTTAAGGAGAAGGATTTACGACGCGAGTATTGCCAACGACTATGGCGGGCATTAAAGGTAGAAACCCTGCCAAGTTTTGTAAGCGGATACATCGTAAACTGTATCATTCACTACCATTATTACAAGCTTGTGCAGGGATTAAGTAGCGGGCAGTTTATCAGCACGATGTAG